AGCTTTCCTACAGTCGGTGGATTTTTCCATTTTCCATTTAAATGCAATGAAATCTCATCAAATTCGTTGCCCTGTAGGCCAAGCAAAGTGATTTCTGTGTTTCCATGTGTTGAAGATAGCTCTaaagcatttaatttttttttttatcttgggtGCTCCTGAACCCATTATTGAAGAAAGTCATGTTGTAGCATGACTACAACCAACCGTCTAGCTCAAATCAACGTTCTGCACAAGTAACAACCTCCAGTGCACAAACAAAATTTGCAAAGGGCCTCGTGAGGAGCTCTTTGGAAACTAATGCGCTTAGTGACACCTTGATGAAGAAATCATGTCCACCAACTGCCTTGACATCGACAAGGCTACTCgtacctatttttttttctccaaaaaCAAGTCAATGCGCGTGACAGTGAGCAGCTGCTCGTCATTAAATCGGCAGGCATATTTTGTGTAAGAAGCGATGGCACCCACaatgaaaggagaaagaaaaaaacaaggaaatgaaGCCTCACCTCAAAGTTTTGGAATGCAGCAATTTCTTCAGCATCGTACTTCCGTTTGATGTTTTTTAACCTCATGTCTCGCAGAATACCTGCCGGAGTAATACATTCAATGCTGTAGGTTCCCATGGTATGAGGAAAGACAGCCTTGCAAGAAGCAGTTTTCCGCACACAGTggtgaacaaaaataaataaatgaatgaataaacaaataatatTTTGAATTTTTGCTCCTATGAGACGAGCTACTCAAAAAGAGTGATGGTGCGTCATCTTGGACCAGTAGCGCCTTTTGGACACTCACTGTCATGTTATTCGCACCATGTAACCTATCCACAGTAACAAAATTTGCACATTCCAAGAATTATTGGATGGAAAGTGCATAGACATAAAGGAGTGCTTTGCGAAATGCACACGTGCAAAAGAGTTCAATCATAACTGGAGAGGTTAGCTTCGTGACAGGCTTGGTACGCTACCCCAGCTGTAACATATGATGAGGGATTAAAGAGAAAAAATTCACTTACGCAAATACAAATCCAAAACATACTAGCatgtatcatttatttatttgaagtacCTGCAGTGGCAGAAAGGCGTTACTCAAAGGAGGATACATTGTTATAATTTTGTGAACAAAAGTGACAAAGGCTGTGTTCAGATAAGGACAGACTAGGGGGGTCCTGACTGTCTTTAGTTTTCAGATAAATTTTTGTACGAGGTGCTAAAATGTTACCGTGGAAAGGAATAAACTATTGTTTTGCAAAACAGCACGAATTTCTTGCAAAATAGTCTTATTTCATAAAAAGATGAAAACGAGCGTTTTAATGACATGCACATTTTACAAATGTGAAGGCATATCACTCTAAAATTAACCCAATTTACCTTGCCTAAATTTTCCCTGTAAATATACACCACTATACTATTGGCCTAAGGGAAGTTCAGTTTATGTCACCCATAGTAGGTCTTCGACAAATTATCAAACTTTGTTTTTTTTGTGCAACTGCCTCTGACTGGCCCCAAGATCAGGGTTTCTTTTGGGCTATTTTAGCTAAGGCGATGAACTTGAAAAATATTTACGACAAATCTCCAGAAGCTTTCTtgcaaattaagaaaagaagttTGCAACTAAACCACATATTCGTTTTGTTATAAAATCCCAAAAATGACAAAATTGCAAAAATGCCGAAGATTGGAACATCTTTGAGCTGTTCAAAAAAAGTAATCATCGTCGATTTTTATGAAAACCTAATATAAAAATTTaagtgaaaatgaaaaaaatatttgggaCCCGTTTTGAGACTGTCCTCACCTGAACATACCCAGCTGGCTCGTCGGCTGCACTGGCGTTACCATGCTTCCCCAGGCTTGTGTATCATTCACGTACACGGGAGTATTTCAGACAGCAGATGCAATTATAGATCAATGCCAGAAATAGATTCTGCTGACAAGTCTTAACGAATTTGCCATACACGCTCTCGTGTGCTTGCTACCTCAATGTACCGTAGTAGGAATACGGATGCAGGAGCCCCGAAAACTAAAGCACAACTCAGTTCATGGCTAAGaagtagggaaaaaaaaaagtcaatctGAGTCCCCCTTGTTAACTACAACAAAAAAATGAGACATACCCTTGAGATGACCATACATGGTTCTAAAATAGGCTCAATTTTCTcacttcacccgccgtggttgctcagtggctatgatgttaggctgctgagcacaaggtcgcgggatcgaatcccggccacagcggctgcatttcgatgggggccaaatgcgaaaacacccgtgtactagatttaggtgcactttaaagaaccccatgtggccgaaatttccagagtcctccactacggcgtgcctcataatcagaaagtggttttggcatgtaaaaccccataatttaatttttcacttaaaataaaataatgcaataTACTTTTGCAATACTAGATTTACCAGTCCTGGGTGGGTATTCTATGAAATTTTCCTAAATATCGGCGACGAACGTTTCTTTAAACGTCTCCAAAATGTCCAAATTTTCACCATTGCTGCAATGTTGGCATTCTTGGGATTTTATAAGGAATTAGATACGTGGTGTAGTTGCACTTATTTTTTTAGTTTGCAAGAAACCTTGTGAAGATTCctcaaaaatatttttcagcttcATCACCTTAGCTAAAATGGCCCAATAAAACCCCTGATTTCGGCGCCAATCAGAGGCAGTTGCTCAAAATACCAAAATATGGCAATTTTTCAAAGACCTACTCTGGGTGACATAAATTTAGCTTCCCGTAGGCCAATAGCACTaatggtgcagaaaaaaaaaaaaatataggcagGGTAAATTTCATTAATTTTAGAGTGACAGGTTTCCGAATTTGTAAAATCTGCCAGTCATTAAAACACTCTTTTCTACCTTTAGCGAAATAAGAATATTTTTCAAGAAATCCGTGCTAACTTTCGCAAAACGAAGGTTGATTCCTTGCTACAGAGACGTTTTCCGACCTCATATAAAAATTTTGCTAAACACTAAAAATAGTCGGGACCTCCCTTAGCCTGTGCTTGGGTGAACACACACCAAAATGCATTTCAAAGCGAATAAGTAAAAGTCATAGCCACAACAACAAACAATATTAGTGAATGTTTATGAAACAGCAAGCGAGAACatgggagaaaaaagaaataacattaCATACTTTGGAACATATTTTGCCGCTGCTAGTGCTATGTTTTGCCAAAGCTGCTGTAGTAGTAAATGTACACAGGGCAAGAGAAATAACTGAAACCTGCTGATTTCTTTAAAATTAGAAACATGGACAACCAGCCGGTTGTCTTTGTATAGTACGACAATGCTCTGAAGGTACACATAACTGGTAATAAAGGCATCATAACTACAACACCTTTTTGCGTATGTCGTGACAAAGTGACTGGCACTATGCATTAGGCGGACATCCACGTGTAAAAAGCTGTTACCATATGACCATGACAAACCAACTAGCATGTGTATAGTAGCAGTAGTCCATGCTAGTTTGTCTGTCTGTCATCACCACACCAACCAAATACTAGTACTACACTATCTCATAACCAGATTTAACACAACACCTGAAGTAATGAAGGCAGCATGCAAAAGATTGGCAAAAGACTGACTTCCAAGTGGTGCTACAGTGAGGTTTCTGCTGTAACCGAAAAGCAAGCATAATCATCAGAGAAACAAGGCACAAAGGACACACCTGCGACCTCTATCCGTATCCTCATGTTGTCCTGGAGGTCTTCAAGCGGCTGCAGGTATTCAGGCGCGCGGCCCAGTTTTACCTCTTCAAGTTTTGCTTCGATTTGGTTCGCTCGCTCGAGGTAAAGCCTGCGTGGAAATTGATTACACTCACTTGTGAATGCGGAGAAGTACAGACGTTACTTGTAACCATCCTAGAAAACTTCTTGTTAACTGCCTGCACCGTACGACAACACATGATGCAATAACCAACAAACTAGACAGTACATATTGCAGTTTATGAAATGCCACGAGGTGTACACAGGTGTGGGTGGCAGAACTGCGCACAATGTCTTGTTCCTGTTTCTTCAACTAGgtgtaaaaaaaacatttttttgtccCATTCTATCTAAAATATggtataaaaaacaaaacaaaataaaggcaATATACATTCATGCTTGCACTCTTTTTTCTGGATTTACACCACCAACTGAGTAACACACAGCCTTTTCGTTGCATTCATAGATGCGTGCACTGTCTATAAAACCAATGTAACCCTTCTGAAACTCCCCTGAACAGTTTCGCTATAAAGGCTCAAGCATTTCCACATCAGAGGGGAAAAAAATATGATTTGCCTTGTCTTGTAAACAAGCACGCTGTGATGGATATACATAAACACGAATATAAGTTTTCAGCACAAATAAGGACTCATGATCCAAACTGCCTAGTTTTGGTGCAGCTTGTTTAcctttacatttttgttttctttttgtatattTATGCAGGCAGCCCTCTCAAACAAAACTAGTAAACAAAACAAGTAAGCTAGTAATCTTACTTGTTTTCCTCAGCATAAAAGCCTGAGATTTCATATTCAACAAACCAAGTAAGCTAGGTACCGCCCACTGCCCAAATAAGAACAGTAGTTCATAAATGAAAGCGCAAAGAAGAACTTATTTCTTGACATACCAGACATACAAATAGCACGTCAAAACATCACGAGTACAGAGCAAACGACTTCATATCGGAAGCGACAGGCTGTCAGCCCTACGTGACACTTTCGGGTGATGGCAAGGAGCTAATGACTTTGGAGAGTGAACTGATCCAGCACTGACGTCATTGCTGGCTGCAGGCAGCAAGGTGTTTGGAGAAAGGCTAACCATGTTACCAGTTTCCTGTTTTTGCAGGTGCTCTGTCCAAGCTTCACATCATGAAGGCTGTATTCAATTTTATTAAACGTACAGCCTACAATTTAACAACAACTGCTTTGACCTGAAGCCAAAGGGAAGTGCAATTGTGAGCAGGAGTATTGGTTGGCACACATTCGTTGGAAATTATTATGCGGGAGTGTATTTTTCTTCCGAGTTCACTTGGTGCTTCTTaatcaagaaggaaaaaaattgtgaaaaagGTGTAGAGCAGTATCCTACAATCTACCACAGTCACAGGACAAAAACACGAATAAGAATTTTACTTCTAGTGGTAAAGAGTCCCACATTTCACCAATAATTTCCAGCTGATACTGCTTCACAATAAATGTTTGAATTGAGGGATGTGTTAACGTCATGGCAGGCCATAGGTATGGTTACAGGGGATCACCTACCGAACAAGCACGTGGAAAGAAGGCGTTTATGTTTATGTTGTTAGTAACTATAATACTTTTTAGCTCACAAATAGATCAGATGGCCTTATATGCAAGCATAGAGAACTTCCCCTGTAAATGCCTTGTTCACAGTGAAGCTCTCTTCTGTAGCCACATCCAAACGACAGAGATTCAGAGGAAGATGGCAACATGAAGCAATCAACAGTGGTCAAACAAGGAGTGCTCTGGCAGGAGCCGTTTCAACACAAAATAATATGTTTTCATTAGCAGTTGTTTTAACACAACATAATATGTTTTCATTAGCAGTTGTTTTAAATTCAGCTACCTACTCCACACAGTTGGAGCTCGTTAAGACAAGTTCCTTGACTCAACCACTGCTGCTCATTCATAGCCTCATGTGTCACGAGCTGTTGATGTTTTTCGGGCCCAACTTCCTTCCAATGAAAACCAACTCAAAACAAACTGGGAACACTGCAAGTTCACTTACTGTTCCTTGAGGTGCATGAACTGTCGCTCGAGGTCAGCCATGTCGTCGATGCACTCCGATCGCCTCCTCTCGCAATCTTCTTCGTCCATTTCTGCGTGTCATTTTTCAACATGTTGTGAGTGTACGATTACACCGAGGCATTGCGACTACACTGCAAGCACTCCTGATTCGGTAGGGAGAGCACTGCATATGATGTCCTGGTAATCGATTAAGGCTTGCATTGTGGCGAGTCGGAATTAGGTTTATGTGACGTAGCACTGCACAGCTATGTAAAAGTGAACTTATCTCCCACACTTGGTACTGACAGCACTACACATGACATCCTGGTGATCGATGAAGGTTTAGCAGAACTTGCCCTTGGTCTAATTCATTCATAGTTAGAGCAATGAGCACAGTGTTAAAAAGAGCACGAGAGAGGTGACAAGATGAACAATGCTCTTGCAGCGTTCATcttgtcacctttcttgtgtctgtCTTGACAGCATGGTTATTGCTTTATGATTAAGGTCTGCGTCATGGCTCGATACAACTTATACCAGAAAGTGTCAGGTAAACGGGCTGTTTTGCACTGACCATTGCAGGAACAATATTCAGGATGGGAAACGCACTGCGTGTCAGAGTGCTCCATGTGGTGCCTGTCCCCAAATGAATTCGTTCCTGTATTGCTTTTGTACAAAACAGCACGTTTGTCCGAAACAAGATATAACCAACTCCCAATTGCAGCTTTACCAGTAAGCGCTTACTCGTGCAGGTTCGGTTTGCTTCTTGTTCTCTTCCAAGTAACAATGCAGCACCGCTTTACACTAATCCCAGTAAATCTGACCTTAAAGAAGAAATCACACGTGTTTATTCACTGGACAAGTAGAGTCATGACGCACCTTGCTTCATATGAACTCTTTGTGCTACTTCTGACGATTCGAACAGCGTTATGCACCGAGGTGTGATGCACCCCTGTTGTGCGGGCAGTGTCCATATTAGTTCGGATTCGACCTGCATTGAATTCTCCATGCTTAATGAAGGCGCCCAGCGTGGCCGTGTACAGCAGCACCTATCGACCTGGATCGACTCGAGCACGTTCGAATATTCCCGTGTAACAAGGTTGTAATGGAATTACATTACAACGCTCGTGTTCGTTCACACAGTGTTTCGTCGTCGTTTCGAAGTGCGTTGCCTTATTCCATTACGACTAAACAACCAGCCCCTCCAGTACGTCTTAAGCAAGGTAAAATATCCGGTTTCGCACGTGATCGAGCCCGATCGTGATCGAATTTCTCGATGGCGGTTGGCTCCTTTGTGCAAGCTGCGGAACGGAGCCAATGCCGATCGAGAAATTCAATCCCGATCGCGCTCGAAAGTGTCCCGTGATGTAAGATGCTTACGCTGGCTAATCAAGAAGTTAATAACGTCTTCAGCCAAAATGTGCTATTTATTACGCCCGACGTCGGGGCCAACTCGGCTCCTTCCACGGGAATGAAACGACGGATCGCGGAGGGGTGCAGCAAGCTTTATGAAAGTTCTTCGTATGCGTGCAATCAGAATTCGCCTGTCGCCGTGATCTTGTAAGAAATCAGCTCTCTTACACCTGCAACGAGCAGCCAAACGCTAAAGCCACCGCTGCTTCTCGTGAACTAATCACAGACGCTTTCATCGCTCAACCACACGGAATAAATCTCGCTACTTCAGGATGAAGGACGAGCTCTCCGCTGAACTAAATGCCAAGCAGAGGGCATGATCTCGCCGCAATAAAAGGCGCTTTGTGTTCGTTGGTTCTCCACGACATTGCCGCCCTTTTCAAAACGGCCAGCTGACGGTGGCGCGCGGGAACTCACCGGAGCTGTCATCCTCTTCGGATCCCGACGACGAGTCCGAGTCATCGTTGCTCGTCTTGTCGCTTTCCGGCGTCTCCTGGTCCATCTCTTCGCCCTCGCTGTCATTGTTGCACTCTTTGACGCTCGGCATGTCGATAAACTTGGGCCTCGACGAGGCACCACCGTTAGCGCGTCAGGGTCCGAAGCACAACAACCACGCCAGCCACAGGCAACGCCACCGACGCGGACGCCGGGGCTATCGCCGATCTCGTAACGAAACAGCCAGAATTCGTTCGTGTTGGTCGGGCTGCTTGGATGCGACGACGAACCGAACAGAACAAACGCGGAGAGCAGGTTCACGCGGTGCACGTTGGCCGATGAGGAAGAAGAAAAcatacacatgcacgcacacaaccAACGCAAGACCGCGAGGCGAGACGCCGTAATGAACGCGAAAATAAGGTCCAACCGGAAACGTAGCACTGAGCCGCCTACTCCGTTTGGAGCGCTCAAGTCGTAAGGTCGAGGACACAGTTAGGTTTGCGTGACACCTTTCGCTACATTCTACAATTAATAATAAAGCAATCTAAATACATTAAACGCCACAGCCTTTACAAAGATTggaccagatttttttttttcgaacttctaaGGGTCGGCGGTAAGGATAGCATGAAACCAAGCCAAGCCGAGCCATTGGCTGAGCAAATATGGCTGCCCACAGTTACAGAATCGTGAGCGCGATCATGAGGACGAAGTCGTGAGCGACGAAGCGCTCATTGGGATAGATTTTCACGTTTGCAAGAGCGAGGAGGTAGTAGAAGGCGTAAAAAGTGAGTAAACCATGATTTCTGTCAAGCCTGTGGGTCTGTCGGGCCACTGCCCAGGCTTGATTGCACAAACTTGAACCGAAGCACGCAGTCGGTCACATTGATCAAAGGAGCGTTGTTTCGGTCTTTTGCGTGATCTGTTACACTTTAGCGTGTATGGCTGCAACACGGCACTGATAAGCCTGCGTGATTTGGGCACGCAACGGTGATGTCGACAACGACAGGCTTAGCACGCCGGAAAGTACTATGTACCTGGGCCCGTATTCGCCAAAAAAAGGTTCTTGCGCTCAAGTGAAGATGCCAGCCATTAGTAAATTCGGACATATTAGTAAAGGCGTCTGGCCAATGGCAGAGCGCACTTACGCGCGAAAATATTTGCGAATCCGGCCCCTGAACTTCGTTGTTTGTACAAATTGGATCGACTTGGAAAGTCGTCGTTACCAACCCAAATATGTATGCACCTTTAGGGGAACACTAATTATAGCAGCGTTAAATCAGCGTATACTACTGAAGCATGCATTAAAAACAGTACTGTGATCCatattcagagaaaaa
The sequence above is drawn from the Dermacentor andersoni chromosome 7, qqDerAnde1_hic_scaffold, whole genome shotgun sequence genome and encodes:
- the Brms1 gene encoding breast cancer metastasis-suppressor 1-like protein-A isoform X2, whose product is MPSVKECNNDSEGEEMDQETPESDKTSNDDSDSSSGSEEDDSSEMDEEDCERRRSECIDDMADLERQFMHLKEQLYLERANQIEAKLEEVKLGRAPEYLQPLEDLQDNMRIRIEVAGILRDMRLKNIKRKYDAEEIAAFQNFESERNLLRDSIRCELEDKIRRLEEDRNSIDITSDLWSEQITHKKSRRKTDSMTTDRRKKPVTVSGPYIVYMLRENEILEDWTAIRKALKAARQKND
- the Brms1 gene encoding breast cancer metastasis-suppressor 1-like protein-A isoform X1, which codes for MPSVKECNNDSEGEEMDQETPESDKTSNDDSDSSSGSEEDDSSEMDEEDCERRRSECIDDMADLERQFMHLKEQLYLERANQIEAKLEEVKLGRAPEYLQPLEDLQDNMRIRIEVAGILRDMRLKNIKRKYDAEEIAAFQNFESERNLLRDSIRCELEDKIRRLEEDRNSIDITSDLWSEQITHKKSRRKTDSMTTDRRKKPVTVSGPYIVYMLRENEILEDWTAIRKALKAARQKNDLLV